CTTCTATGGTTTTATAAAAACAGTCGTTGCGTATTCATGGCTAACTTTGCAAgcttaattttcaattttttttccgtttccttCATGAGATTTTTGCGGATATTTGATCAAAGACATTGCTACCCTTATTTTTGCTGCAAGTGCACTGCAAATATCCCAGAAAGTTATTCTGATACCGTCCAAAAACCCTTAACACCAATAACATCACAATTAACCTCTCTTTGTGGAAATTTGATGTAAAGCTGCAGAGACGGTATCGTTCTCATCTTAGAAATGCTCTACCTTTTTGGTTCagttgatttttctggaacatcTCCGACATCACATCTAGTCTCGAGATGTTCTAATGTGCGATCAAAGTTTGTTTTAAAAAGCCAACACATGAGAGATGAACGCTTCTAGTAGACCCGCTaggtaaaagaagaaaaggtgaaCACCTCATGTAAGAACAATTTATTATGCAATGTATTTGGCCACCAATCACAATCGAAGAATGAAAAGGCATTCGATACATGTTGTGGCCCTAAAGAGGGCCGTTGGGTTAGATTAATCGTTGGTTTCACTTATGCTTTCTCTTCGGCGGTCTTCTTCGGGAGAAGAACGGACTGGATGTTCGGCAGCACTCCTCCTTGGGCGATAGTGACGCCGGAAAGCAGTCTGTTCAGCTCCTCGTCGTTGCGAACGGCAAGCTGCACATGACGGGGATTGATCCGGGTCTTTTTGTTGTCGCGGGCGGCGTTCCCCGCCAACTCGAGCACCTCAGCGGCGAGGTACTCGAGAACCGC
The Necator americanus strain Aroian chromosome I, whole genome shotgun sequence genome window above contains:
- a CDS encoding hypothetical protein (NECATOR_CHRI.G3935.T1), with amino-acid sequence MSGRGKGGKSKSGGKAKSRSSRAGLQFPVGRLHRMLRKGNYASRIGSGAPVYLAAVLEYLAAEVLELAGNAARDNKKTRINPRHVQLAVRNDEELNRLLSGVTIAQGGVLPNIQSVLLPKKTAEEKA